In Phyllobacterium zundukense, the genomic stretch TTGCCGACGGTACGCGATATTATTGCCGAGCTGGAAAAGCCCGGCCGTGATCCCCGACCGGAATTCAGGACAGCGTCCTTTGCCGATGGCATCGACAATATCAAGGATCTGAAGCCGGGAATGCTTCTGGAGGGCACCGTCACCAACGTTGCCGCCTTTGGTGCCTTTGTCGATATCGGCGTACATCAGGACGGCCTCGTGCACCTTTCGCAACTGGCCGATCGCTTCGTCAAGGACGCGCATGAAGTGGTCAAGGCGGGCGATGTGGTGAAGGTGCGGGTCGTCGATGTCGATGTGAAGCGTAATCGCATCGGTTTGACCATGCGCAAGGATGGCGGCAGCCCGCAGCCGCCGAGAGGTCCGCGTCCCGCCGACAGCAATCAGCGGCCCCGCACGCAGACGCTAGCGCCGAAGCCACAACCGGCTGCGCAAGGCGCCTTCGGGGCGGCTCTTGCGGACGCGTTGCGCAAGAAGTGATATTGCGATGCAGCGGCGTCCGAACCTCGGGAGGCGCGTCGCCATAACATAGTGAACTGCTGGGAGAAGCATTTTGGATATCCGCAAAATAGGCAAGACGCCGCTTGCCGTCACGCAATTCGGGTTTGGCGGAGCAGCGATTGGCGGGCTCTACCGGGAGTGCACGCGCGAAGCAGCGATGGATACGCTGCAGACAGCGTGGGATGCCGGGTTACGCTATTTCGACACCGCGCCGTTCTACGGCTTCGGCCTGTCCGAACGGCGGACTGGCGATTTTCTGCGCAGCAAACCGCGTGAGACCTATGTCCTGTCGACCAAGGTTGGCCGCCTGTTGCGGCCGGTCCCTGACGATCAGGTCCCCGACCATTCCTATGTCAACCCGCTGCCCTTTACCGTCGATTATGATTACACCTATGACGGTATCATGCGGTCGTTCGAGTTCAGCTATGCCCGGCTCGGTTTGAACCAGATCGACATTCTCTACGTCCACGATATTGGCGCCTACACGCATGGCGCCGAGAAGAATGCGGTCTATTTACGCCAGTTGCTAGACAGCGGTATGAAGGCGCTCGACGAGCTGAAATCCTCCGGCGCGATCTCTGCCTACGGCCTCGGTGTCAACGAGGTTGAAGTCTGCCTCGAAGTGACCGCAAGAAGTCCTATCGACTGCATCCTGCTTGCCGGGCGCTATTCGTTGCTCGATCGCTCGGCCGAGCGCGGGTTGCTCGATGTGTGCCGCAAACAGCAGATTTCACTGGTGATCGGCGGTGTGTTCAATTCCGGTATCCTGGCAACCGGACCGGTTCCCGGGGCCAATTTCGATTACGGCCCGGCCTCGGACGATATTCTCGAGCGTGTACGGGCCATGCAGGAGATTGCGCAAGCCAATTCGATTCCGCTTGCTGCTGCTGCCATGCAGTTTCCGTTGCGTGAACCGGTTGTCGCCAATGTCCTTATCGGCACGGCCAAGCCGTCCAGCCTGACCCGAAATATGGACCTGTTGTCGGTGAATGTACCGGAGGCGGCCTATGCCGCGTTCGAGCCCTTTACAATCCGATGAGTGGTCAGGCGTGGCCGCGCAAACGGCCACGCCCAGCAAAAATCATGCAGCGAGCCGGCGGCTATTGACCAGGTCTACAAGCTTCAACGCCCGGGCGAGACTGTCGGCCTGCTCGGTGGCAAATCGCTCTCCGGT encodes the following:
- a CDS encoding aldo/keto reductase, which codes for MLDIRKIGKTPLAVTQFGFGGAAIGGLYRECTREAAMDTLQTAWDAGLRYFDTAPFYGFGLSERRTGDFLRSKPRETYVLSTKVGRLLRPVPDDQVPDHSYVNPLPFTVDYDYTYDGIMRSFEFSYARLGLNQIDILYVHDIGAYTHGAEKNAVYLRQLLDSGMKALDELKSSGAISAYGLGVNEVEVCLEVTARSPIDCILLAGRYSLLDRSAERGLLDVCRKQQISLVIGGVFNSGILATGPVPGANFDYGPASDDILERVRAMQEIAQANSIPLAAAAMQFPLREPVVANVLIGTAKPSSLTRNMDLLSVNVPEAAYAAFEPFTIR